The window CATTTGATAATGCACACGTAAATTTATCGATCATGTTAAAATGTGTTAGCGGTGGGTTCATCTCTGTTTTGCTTTTGTTCTCCAGGCGTCCCCGGACAGCAAGAAGATCGTGGGCGTGTTCTACAAGGGCGGCGAGTACGCGGGGCAGAACCCCAACTTCGTGGGGTGTGTGGAGAACGCGCTGGGCATCCGTAGCTGGCtcgagtcgcagggccaccagtacaTCGTCACCGACGACAAGGACGGCCCCAACTGCGGTCAGTCGCCACATATGATTATACTCTACTTACGACCAGCGGCGACCATTACGTTGGTAAGTGCCACACTAACCTGTCATTTTGGACGCGCGCGCGTACGCAGAGCTAGAGAAGCACATCGCGGACGCGCACGTGCTCATCACCACGCCGTTCCACCCGGCGTACGTGAGCGCGGACCGGATCAGGCGCGGCAAGAACCTGGAGCTGCTCCTCACGGCGGGGATCGGCTCCGACCACATCgagctgccggcggcggcggccgcggggcTGACCGTCGCCGAGGTCACGGGCAGCAACACCGTGTCGGTGGCGGAGGACCAGCTGATGCGCATCCTGGTCCTCATGCGCAACTTCCTGCCGGGCCACCACCAAGCCATCAACGGGGAGTGGGACCTCGCCGGCATCGCGCACCGGGCCTACGACCTGGAGGGCAAGACGGTGGGCACCGTCGGCGCCGGCCGCATCGGGAAGCTGCTGCTCCAGCGCCTCAAGCCATTCGGCTGCAACCTGCTCTACCACGACAGGCTCCGCGTCGACgccgcgctggagaaggagctcgGCGCCGCCTTCGAGGAGGACCTCGACGCCATGCTGCCCAAGTGCGACGTCGTCGTGCTCAACATGCCGCTCACCGAGAAGACAAAGTAAATAAATCACTATGAGAACCAACTTTGCCAGCGTATATTCTGTCCATGTTGTGATTGCGTCtctttgtttgctgttcttcttccaGGGgcatgttcaacaaggagaagatcgcCAAGATGAAGAAAGGCGTCATCATCGTGAACAACGCTCGTGGAGCGATCATGGATACGCAGGCAGTGGCAGACGCTTGCAAGAGTAGGCACATCGCTGGTAAAAACAGATGAATTCCGGGTTGCTCTCTAACACTGTTTTATTCTACAAAGACAAACATTCCACTGTTGGTCTCAACTCACAAATCTTGCTGCTGTGATCAGGATACGGCGGCGACGTGTGGTACCCGCAGCCGGCGCCCAAGGAGCACCCGTGGAGGTACATGCCCAACAACGCAATGACCCCGCACATCTCCGGCACCACCATTGACGGCCAGGTCAGTCGCACTACACAGCAAGCTCCAAGCCTCGCTAGTCGCTATGCTCCATGGCTAACCGGTAAACAATTTATGTGGTGCAGCTGAGGTACGCGGCCGGTGTGAAGGACATGCTGGAGAGGTACTTCAAGGGACAGGACTTCCCGGAGCCCAACTACATTGTCAAGGAAGGCAAGCTCGCCAGCCAGTACCAGTGAGCGTCCATCCATGGAGCCGCAGCTGCACGCCTGCATCAGCATGCCGGTTACCAGAAACTAAATAAAAGATGCTTGGCCGTTGCAATGGCCATCACCCATAAATATATCTATACCTAAATAAAATGGAACAAAAACTGGTTGCTTTCATTTGCTATCAGCTTCCTTTGCTGTATTTTTCTCGTACACTGTCCTTCGCTGTATTTCGTTTGAACTATAATAAAGTCAAAGTGTTGTGCAAAGGTTGTGTTGAACCTTTGAAGAGTGCAGTTCCTCATGATATATTGTACTGACAAAAGCACTGGTAGAAGAAAGGTAAGATTATGGTAATGGCCTCTTTATTCACCATATAACATTCGACTTTCCCATGAACAACCAAGCAAGCAAGTACAGTCAAAAAGAAGCAAACACCAATCAGGAACTCAACCTCTAAAAAAAGTCTTGCTCTGCACAGTAACTTTGCTGACACAGAGTTTATGGCTAAATGGTTGGACCTACAGCACTAGTTAAACATAGATATTTTTATTCAAAACTAATTGACCCTGGTTGGCTTGAAATCTGAAGAATGCACTTTACCGATGTTGGAGGGAAGCAGTGTCTAATTGATAGACTGCATCCAGTGTACTACAAGCCTAGTAATGGGTAGACACATACTCAATAAGCTCTTCACTGCTTCCATCAAAGTAAATCATGGCAAATTCTCAAAGTTTGAGTGCTTTGAAGCCTTCCATCAGTGCATCAGTGTGCTCAGGCTTTCCAACTGAAATACGAATATAACCCTTCAGTTCCTTCTTGTCGTAGTGGCGGATCATCACTCCCATCTTTGCAAGATCCTCCTGCAAATATTTTTCACTAATTCAAGTGAATAAAGTTGCATGGCCTGAATTGTTCAATGGGACATAAATTGCACATATTATTAAAAGTGTGAATAGCAATGATCTCGAACACAGATAACCCATATCGCAGTTCCGGGTTCTCAAAATTTTGTCACCTCAAAATCACAATTAAAGGGGCTATATTATCTCAATGAAATAATGCAGAAACTTGGACAGTGCAATAATAAGCAAGCCATACCTTTATTTTCTTTGCATCTTTTCCTGACGTGACTTCACACAGAATGAAGTTAGCATGACTGGGAAATGGTTTCAGGTAAGGTATTCCTTTGAGAAGATTATACAGCCTCTCCCTCTCTTGTAGTAGCAGATTTTTCACGCTCTTCAAGAATGAAAGGTCCAGCAGACGTATTAGCCAAGTTTAAATTTTCAAATAATATTGCATTTGAATTATCTTTCTGAAAGATGTACCTCCAAATAGACTGGGTTCTGCAAGGCAGCACATGCAGAGACTTCTGCTGCCACAGAAACATTATAAGGCTGCTTGGCCCGCCATAAGTACTCAATAATGCTTAGAGGAAATGCTCCATAACCCACACGGAGCCCagctaaacctgcatcaccagtaaTTCGTGGATAAATTCACTTCCTTCTGATTCTTCATAACACATAACCTTCATATACACACTAAAACGATAGAACACAAATCACACACCTGCTCGTTTGCTAAATGTTCGGAGAACAATCAAATTATCATGCTTCTTAACCCATGTCATCCTTGATTGAAGGCTCGAAAACTCAACATATGCTTCATCCAGCACTACAAGTACCGGAAGGTCAAGGATCTTTAAAAGATCCTCATCATTGATTACACTGACAAACAAAATTGAAATGATTTTTAAAACACTGCAATATGAACAATAAGCAAACAAATTGACACGACTATTGAGTGGCAATGATACACCTGCCATCTGGGTTGTTAGGAGATGTCAAAAATATGCATTTTGGCTTCTCCTGTTCAACCATTTTGACAATGTTTGCGATGTCTAGGGAGAAATCAGGAAGTCTTGGGACTACAGCAAAGAATGATGAATGGCATATCAAATCAGGTTCACAAATTACATAAGGTTTAAAAGATAAAAATCATGGAAGGTTTGATAAATAAAAGACCAAGAGATCATTAGCTACCTTTGATGACAAGTGCAGCATTGACTGAAGCATCAAACTCATACATGGTAAAAGTTGGAGGGCAATCTACAATTTTGTCGCCTGGTTCAAGTACACATCTGTATTTGCACCATTCATGATTACTCAACTTTGAGATGAAGATTTCAACAAAAAGCAGGTGCAAGATGAGCTACAAACTAACCTCATAATCAAATCAATTAGCTCATCGGCACCgcatccaacaagtatgtgctcaGTTTCAAGCCCAGAATCTTCAGCGAGAGCAGCACGCAAATGGCGGCTTTCAGGATCAGGGTAGACATAAGGGAATTTTAAATTTCCTAATGCTGCAGCTACCTGTACAGATACaggtatccatcagatatagaaaaGGGGAGGTATGAATTATCTTGGTGCTTTTGTTGCTCATATATAGATATTGATATTTTCTGTTACAGGCTCAAAAAGATATTCGATACTAGTATGCTACTACTGTTTTTTCAATTGAATTTTAAGACTCACTCTAACAAAAGTAGAAATGTTGCTGCTGAGATGTCATGTCCTTTGTGAATGCCCAAGTACAACGCGATAGAGGTAAGCACTCATCGACGTATGGATTTAGACTACTCCGAATATGGGAATTAGAAGCACGCACCTCCGGTGGTGGACCATATGGATTTTCATTGGCGTCCAGCTTGATTATATCCTCTGGTTTACGCCCCAGCCGAGCAGATAGCACCTAGCAAGAGTTCCAATTTTACAATTTGGTCAAACAACATCAAGGAATCGCAGATTACAACTTCGAAACTAAATTTAGCAAGCTGAGACGCCACAGAAGCTCGTTTTTAAACATTTCATTCCCAAAGCACAATCACGCCGCCGCGCGACATTTCCACAAGCACCTCGCGAGCGCAGCGAAAAGCGGAGCATCTTTCACTACACGGTAGAAAAGAGTCTAAGCGTCGGACGGATAAGGATACCTCGAAGGGCAGGATGGGCTGGTACGCGGCGAGGCTCCTGAGGTGGTGGCGGATGAAGGAGGCGCCGCTCGGCCGGGGCTCCGCctcaaccaccgccgccgccgccgccgcgggctcCTCCACGGGAGTTGCGGACGCCATGGGCCGGAAGGACACCCTAGACGCCTGGCGGCGCCGCCCCTCTCCGGAGAAGCGGCAGACGGCCGGCGACGGGCTCCTGACGCGGGCTCGTACGGTACAGTCCATCGACGGCGCGGTTGGTTGGTGCCACGGACGGACGGCCGGCCGAGTGCAACCGAGCAGCACAGAAAAGGACAGGCGGCGTTTCGGCCACGTGAGGGGACAAGTGGCGGAGGCCCGGCCACGACTTTTCTGCGCTTTGAGATTCGTGCTGGCGCAGGAGACGCGGCCCGTTGCCTCTTGCCCGCCTAGTATAGGGGTTGGTTCCTTTGTCGGCCTGATCGTTTCGGCGCCGGGGGGGGCGCGCGTCGTCGGCTCGTCGGCGCGCGGTTTACGAAGGATTCTGGCTGCCGCGACCGCGAGGATCTCCTCGGCCGAGGCGATTCGCGGCGCGGCTGACGAGGGATTCTGCATGCGACCGCGGGCATCTCCTCGGCCGAGGCGACTTACTATTCGGAGTACGGCAAGGCGCTACACGGCGCGGCTAGCGGGGCCGAAGCCGTGCCCGTGGAGTGGAGCCGCACGTGCAACGGTGAGATCTTCGTCCGGTTGCTCATCTTCCGTGCCAAAGTCGCCATACGCGTACGCCTGATATCGCGGCTGCTTTAGAGTAGAGCGCGGTGGTCACAACGCAGGCGTGTCAGTTTTGCGGAACTTGATCTGTACGTACGTACCCCTCGTCTCGGCCCGTGGAGCTGGCGGGCAACAAGCAAGCAATCATCAGCTACACAGCTACGGGATGGTTAGCCCTTATACGGGCGTTTTCCTCTCCTccctggaaccctagccgccgccaggggaGGCCGATCTTCCAAGGacgctctccggcggctcccctctgCCGGCGACCTCGATCGTCGGTGGTGacgggggtcgccggatccacgcgtgtggatcgcTTTTACTCTCttatagtctaggtttttaggttgttcattgTCTTTGCTTCGGCGGCGACGATGAGAATGCTGAATAAAGATTCTTTAGATCTTTTTCtgacgaggccatcggtcctatggttggggatggatttgaaaaccagtctgttcaagcaaggatggcgtggcggcggcggcatcctcgtggtgacatgtgtcctcgggctccgccgttgcgacggcgtttgctccagcgtcggcgcggagcttgggatGTAGTCCAGgaac is drawn from Triticum dicoccoides isolate Atlit2015 ecotype Zavitan chromosome 6B, WEW_v2.0, whole genome shotgun sequence and contains these coding sequences:
- the LOC119322132 gene encoding formate dehydrogenase 2, mitochondrial-like, with translation MAMRNATQQVVRALEPSLTRSLHASPDSKKIVGVFYKGGEYAGQNPNFVGCVENALGIRSWLESQGHQYIVTDDKDGPNCELEKHIADAHVLITTPFHPAYVSADRIRRGKNLELLLTAGIGSDHIELPAAAAAGLTVAEVTGSNTVSVAEDQLMRILVLMRNFLPGHHQAINGEWDLAGIAHRAYDLEGKTVGTVGAGRIGKLLLQRLKPFGCNLLYHDRLRVDAALEKELGAAFEEDLDAMLPKCDVVVLNMPLTEKTKGMFNKEKIAKMKKGVIIVNNARGAIMDTQAVADACKSRHIAGYGGDVWYPQPAPKEHPWRYMPNNAMTPHISGTTIDGQLRYAAGVKDMLERYFKGQDFPEPNYIVKEGKLASQYQ
- the LOC119322131 gene encoding histidinol-phosphate aminotransferase, chloroplastic-like, translated to MDCTVRARVRSPSPAVCRFSGEGRRRQASRVSFRPMASATPVEEPAAAAAAVVEAEPRPSGASFIRHHLRSLAAYQPILPFEVLSARLGRKPEDIIKLDANENPYGPPPEVAAALGNLKFPYVYPDPESRHLRAALAEDSGLETEHILVGCGADELIDLIMRCVLEPGDKIVDCPPTFTMYEFDASVNAALVIKVPRLPDFSLDIANIVKMVEQEKPKCIFLTSPNNPDGSVINDEDLLKILDLPVLVVLDEAYVEFSSLQSRMTWVKKHDNLIVLRTFSKRAGLAGLRVGYGAFPLSIIEYLWRAKQPYNVSVAAEVSACAALQNPVYLESVKNLLLQERERLYNLLKGIPYLKPFPSHANFILCEVTSGKDAKKIKEDLAKMGVMIRHYDKKELKGYIRISVGKPEHTDALMEGFKALKL